A part of Fusarium graminearum PH-1 chromosome 3, whole genome shotgun sequence genomic DNA contains:
- a CDS encoding serine/threonine-protein phosphatase 2B catalytic subunit encodes MEDNTQVSTMERVCKDVQAPAMYKPTDEQFFEDETHSKPNLQFLKQHFYREGRLTEEQALWILKKGTELLRAEPNLLEMDAPITVCGDVHGQYYDLMKLFEVGGDPSETRYLFLGDYVDRGYFSIECVLYLWCLKIHYPKTLWLLRGNHECRHLTDYFTFKLECKHKYSETIYEACMDSFCALPLAAVMNKQFLCIHGGLSPELHTLDDLKSIDRFREPPTQGLMCDILWADPLEDFGQEKTSDYFLHNHVRGCSYFFSYPAACAFLEKNNLLSIIRAHEAQDAGYRMYRKTRTTGFPSVMTIFSAPNYLDVYNNKAAVLKYENNVMNIRQFNCTPHPYWLPNFMDVFTWSLPFVGEKITDMLIAILSTCSEEELKEETPSSTSPGPASPALSNDPESIEVRRRAIKNKILAIGRLSRVFQVLREESEKVTELKTVSGGRLPAGTLMLGAEGLKNAINGFEDARKVDLQNERLPPTHDEVVKHQEEERNTALQKAAEDANNDTKLQQLSRRLST; translated from the exons ATGGAGGACAACACTCAAGTCAGCACCATGGAGCGTGTGTGCAAAG ATGTACAAGCTCCTGCCATGTACAAGCCTACCGACGAGCAGTTCTTCGAGGATGAAACCCATTCCAAGCCCAACCTTCAGTTCCTCAAGCAACATTTCTACCGCGAAGGTCGTCTTACCGAGGAGCAGGCTCTTTGGATTCTTAAGAAGGGTACCGAGCTTCTGCGCGCCGAGCCCAACCTTCTCGAGATGGACGCTCCCATCACCGTCTGTGGTGACGTTCACGGACAGTACTACGATCTCATGAAGCTCTTCgaagttggtggtgaccCCTCCGAGACCCGAtatctcttccttggtgacTACGTCGACCGAGGTTATTTCAGCATAGAGTGTGTTCTCTACCTCTGGTGTCTCAAGATTCACTACCCCAAGACGCTCTGGCTGCTGCGAGGAAACCACGAATGTCGCCACTTGACCGACTACTTCACCTTCAAGCTTGAATGCAAGCACAAATACTCCGAGACTATCTACGAGGCATGCATGGATTCTTTCTGTGCCCTTCCTCTCGCGGCTGTTATGAACAAGCAGTTTCTTTGCATTCACGGTGGACTGAGCCCCGAGTTGCACACTCTGGACGACCTCAAGAGC ATTGACCGTTTCCGCGAGCCTCCTACTCAGGGTCTTATGTGTGATATCCTCTGGGCTGATCCTCTCGAAGACTTTGGCCAGGAGAAGACCAGCGACTATTTCTTGCACAATCACGTTCGAGGATGCTCTTACTTCTTCTCCTACCCTGCCGCTTGTGCCTTTTTGGAAAAGAACAACCTTCTCTCGATTATTCGCGCCCATGAGGCCCAAGATGCCGGCTACCGTATGTATCGCAAGACGCGAACCACGGGTTTCCCCAGTGTTATGACCATTTTCTCTGCTCCCAACTATCTCGACgtctacaacaacaaggccgCCGTTCTGAAGTACGAGAACAATGTCATGAATATTCGACAGTTCAACTGCACTCCTCACCCTTACTGGCTCCCCAACTTCATGGATGTCTTTACCTGGTCTCTTCCTTTCGTCGGAGAGAAGATTACCGACATGCTTATTGCCATTCTAAGCACATGCTcagaggaggagctcaaggaggagacaccttcttcaacctctcccGGACCCGCCTCGCCTGCCCTCTCTAACGACCCCGAGTCAATTGAGGTTCGACGACGggccatcaagaacaagatcctgGCCATTGGTCGCCTGTCTCGCGTATTCCAAGTGCTTCGCGAGGAATCAGAGAAGGTCACAGAGCTCAAGACTGTTTCTGGCGGAAGATTGCCCGCTGGAACCCTCATGCTCGGTGCTGAGGGTCTCAAGAACGCTATTAACGGATTCGAGGATGCGCGAAAGGTTGATTTGCAGAACGAGAGGCTGCCACCTACTCACGACGAAGTGGTTAAGcaccaggaggaggaacgaAACACTGCCCTCCagaaggctgccgaggaCGCCAATAACGACACGAAGTTGCAGCAACTCTCCAGGAGGCTTAGCACGTAA
- a CDS encoding endoglucanase-4 precursor, which translates to MAFQSINSSKASFWLTLLLPALGISAHGHVDEIIVNGVSYQGYGSTDFPYMQDPPVVAGWTIEQADNGFVSPDKYDDPDIICHRDATPAKGHIELAAGDTLTLRWSGWPENHSGPILNYLANCNGPCERVDKTKLEFFKIDGLGLLEQGTPGRYADKVLQDNGDRWNVRIPKNIAPGNYVLRHEIIALHNALDKGGAQNYPQCFNLKITGDGSDSPSGYLGTELYDAADPGILVNVYSSSVDYEVPGPTICEGGVSSVEQKPSEATTTAKCTTRY; encoded by the coding sequence atggctttcCAATCTATCAACTCTTCCAAAGCCTCATTCTGGCTCACTCTTCTCCTTCCTGCACTTGGCATTTCTgctcatggccatgttgacgagatCATTGTCAACGGTGTATCCTACCAGGGCTATGGAAGCACCGACTTCCCATACATGCAAGACCctcctgttgttgctggcTGGACCATTGAGCAAGCGGACAACGGCTTCGTTTCACCAGACAAGTATGATGATCCGGATATCATCTGTCACCGAGACGCTACTCCAGCCAAGGGACACATCGAACTTGCTGCGGGTGATACTCTCACTCTCCGATGGTCAGGCTGGCCTGAAAATCACAGTGGTCCTATCTTGAACTACCTCGCCAACTGCAACGGCCCCTGCGAGCGAgtcgacaagaccaagctcgAGTTCTTCAAAATTGATGGACTAGGCCTTCTTGAACAGGGCACACCGGGCAGGTACGCGGACAAGGTACTCCAAGACAACGGAGACCGATGGAACGTCCGTATTCCAAAGAATATCGCCCCTGGAAACTACGTTCTTCGCCATGAGATCATTGCTCTACACAATGCACTGGACAAAGGTGGTGCACAGAACTACCCCCAATGCTTCAACTTGAAGATCACTGGCGATGGGTCTGACTCTCCTTCTGGTTATCTTGGTACTGAGCTTTACGATGCTGCGGATCCTGGTATCCTTGTCAACGTCTACTCTAGCTCGGTTGACTATGAGGTTCCTGGTCCTACTATTTGTGAAGGGGGCGTCTCGTCTGTTGAGCAGAAGCCATCCGAAGCCACTACAACTGCAAAGTGTACTACTAGGTACTAG
- a CDS encoding pre-mRNA splicing factor prp45 produces MTSIAGSLQAALPKPRYTGEEEEAPARAQQRGVRIVGPGQLDETQVVLKRSGPPAYGQRVGWRPRSQEDFGDGGAFPEIPIAQYPLEMGKKGANSSNALAIQVDSEGKVKYDAIARQGHTENRIIHTSFKDLIPLRQRADAGEIDLSRPDKESVEATTERTKNALAALVSGAVAAQKPKNVNIGQRKDPTFVRYTPANQMGDNSKKQDRIMKIVERQRDPMEPPKFKHKKIPRGPPSPPPPVMHSPPRKLTAEDNEMWRIPPPVSNWKNPKGFTVPLDKRLAADGRGLQDLAISDKHAQFAEAVKMAERHAREEVQQRAMMQQRLAEKEKAQKEDNLRELAQKARAERSAAGRGRRDSRGSHDSRDSRDSRSRSRSYSYSESDRSDSEDEEVRERVKARQEKQRDEERKLRQNRMGAERRAQVMAREQGRDISEKIALGVAKPTQSKETMYDSRLFNQTSGFDSGINEDNPYDKPLFAAQDAMNSIYRPRVNVDDDDDAEAGDREMAKIQKSSRFGEALGKGTFKGAADAEAREGPVQFEKDAGDPFNVDKFLSEVDQNSSKRGYGLQDDDSRQSKRPRVDPDDDEE; encoded by the exons ATGACGTCGATCGCCGGGTCGCTACAGGCTGCGCTGCCAAAGCCCAGATACAcgggcgaggaggaagaagccccCGCGCGAGCGCAACAACGCGGTGTTCGGATTGTTGGCCCTGGCCAGCTCGACGAAACGCAGGTCGTCCTCAAACGATCTGGCCCTCCAGCATACGGCCAGCGCGTAGGATGGCGACCACGATCGCAAGAAgactttggagatggaggtGCTTTCCCAGAGATCCCGATCGCTCAATACcctttggagatgggaaagaAAGGCGCCAACTCCAGCAACGCGTTGGCGATTCAGGTTGACTCCGAAGGCAAGGTTAAATACGATGCCATCGCGCGACAAGGCCATACCGAGAACCGAATTATCCATACATCTTTCAAGGATCTGATTCCTCTTCGACAACGCGCCGATGCCGGCGAGATCGATCTTTCGCGACCAGACAAGGAGTCTGTGGAGGCAACAACAGAGAGGACGAAGAACGCACTGGCTGCCCTTGTCAGTGGTGCGGTGGCAGCTCAGAAACCGAAGAATGTCAATATTGGACAGCGAAAAGATCCTACTTTTGTTCGATATACGCCAGCAAACCAAATGGGCGACAACTCTAAGAAGCAAGATCGTATCATGAAGATTGTCGAGCGACAGCGCGACCCTATGGAACCTCCGAAATTCAAGCACAAGAAGATCCCTCGAGGACCCCCTTCGCCACCTCCGCCAGTCATGCACTCACCACCCCGAAAACTCACAGCCGAAGACAACGAAATGTGGAGGATTCCTCCCCCAGTTTCAAACTGGAAGAATCCCAAGGGTTTTACAGTGCCATTGGATAAGCGTTTGGCTGCAGATGGACGTGGATTGCAGGATCTGGCCATCAGTGACAAACATGCTCAGTTcgctgaagctgtcaagatggctgagCGTCATGCTCGTGAAGAGGTTCAACAGCGTGCTATGATGCAACAGCGTCtagcagagaaggagaaggcaCAGAAGGAGGACAACCTTCGAGAGTTGGCCCAGAAGGCTCGTGCTGAGCGATCTGCTGCTGGCCGCGGGCGTAGGGATTCTCGCGGTTCCCACGATTCAAGGGACTCCAGAGACTCGAGGTCACGATCGCGAAGTTATAGTTATTCCGAGTCAGACCGCTCCGAcagcgaggacgaggaagTCAGAGAGCGTGTCAAGGCTCGccaggagaagcaaagagaTGAGGAGCGAAAGCTACGACAGAACCGCATGGGTGCTGAGCGACGAGCTCAGGTCATGGCCCGTGAACAAGGCCGAGATATTTCAGAAAAGATTGCTCTGGGTGTGGCCAAGCCTACACAATCAAAGGAGACCATGTACGACTCGCGGTTATTCAACCAAACAAGTGGATTTGATAGCGGCATCAACGAGGACAACCCCTATGACAAGCCTCTCTTTGCGGCACAAGACGCCATGAACAGCATTTACCGCCCACGGGTAAATGtagacgatgatgacgatgcagAGGCGGGTGACCGAGAGATGGCAAAGATTCAGAAGAGTAGCCGATTTGGCGAGGCTCTTGGAAAGGGAACATTTAAGGGTGCTGCAGATGCCGAG GCACGCGAAGGTCCCGTTCAGTTTGAGAAGGATGCTGGAGATCCTTTTAATGTAGACAAGTTCTTGTCAGAGGTGGATCAGAACTCCTCTAAGCGTGGTTATGGCTTGCAAGACGATGATAGCAGGCAGTCCAAGCGGCCGAGAGTTGACcctgacgacgatgaagaatAA